Below is a window of Hyalangium ruber DNA.
TGCGCCACCATGGCCTGGATGAGCTGCCCCAGCTCTTCAACGTCCTCATCGGGGACATGAGCCTGGTGGGCCCCCGCCCCCTGACGCCCGAGGACGCCGAGCGCCTCATCGCCGCGCACCCTCCCCTGGCGGCGCGCTTCGAGGTGCCTCCAGGCATCACCGGGCTGGCCCAGGTGTGCCAGGCACGTGGGGCGGCGCTCACGGCGCAGCTCGATGCCGAGTATGCTCGGAGCCGGAGCGCCTCCGTGGACATCCGCATCCTCTTCCGGACCACCTGGATCAACATCGTCGGCAAGCGCCGGGGCGCGCGCCCCTTGCCTCCGCACCTCGCGCCACGATGACCGCGG
It encodes the following:
- a CDS encoding sugar transferase; this translates as MKGKRLLDLVLLLPLVPFFGLAVGLLALMVLILDGRPVFFTQPRYGQGRRIFRILKLRTMTCEPDMRARRPTRFGNLLRHHGLDELPQLFNVLIGDMSLVGPRPLTPEDAERLIAAHPPLAARFEVPPGITGLAQVCQARGAALTAQLDAEYARSRSASVDIRILFRTTWINIVGKRRGARPLPPHLAPR